From Juglans regia cultivar Chandler chromosome 9, Walnut 2.0, whole genome shotgun sequence:
CACACCATCCCTGTTCGATGAATTAAAGGATAGATGTCAAAAGTTGGCAACTTTTTGTACCAGAGATCGACATCAGAActactattaatttaattaccATTATCAAGCACGCATGTACTTACCCAATTGACAAGTTAAGATAGGAAAGATGGCCATAATGATATTCGATTCTTTGGCTATCCACAAGAGCTTCCCCGATCGTTAAGCTGGCGTTATTGTACTCAGAAACTCCTACAAGATTAGTATAGGGTTTGAGTACGTAACGTAGATTCAAATTAATGGACATATTCCAGAAAATACcagaaaaattagaagaaaaagaaaacatgcacagagagagagagagataccatTCTCAGTGATGTAAATGACTGGATCATTGTAATTATACTTTGTGTAGTTCAAAAGATCACGAAGTCCTCTAGGATAAATGAAGAGCCAAGGTGAACCAGTCTGCGATcggaaaagcaaaaaaaaggAGGGAAGTTTGTTCAATGAGCTTATTAATTAGATCGATATGAtcaatactattattattattttttttttattttaattaatttataacattaatttataatacgtaCCGCTGGACCAATAGGGATCCCATTACGAGAAGCTGCAGTAATGCACGTACAGGGAGAAAAAACACGATGGTTTAGTAGATTataccaaagaaaataaaacatgatgatATAACTAAAAACGTGGAATTTGTACGCACTGGTTTGATTAACAAGACCATCTGTCGCGTAGGATTTGTTGACCAATGATCCATATGAAGGTGCGTTGGCAGCATAATTAGAGGTATAGTAATTCAATCCGATAAAATCATATGAGCCCTTGAGCATATCCGATTGATTTTGGGTGAAATTGGGTAATCGCGTTCCAACCAGAGTTCTCATGCTTTTTGGATAGTCACCAGTTTTCATAGGGTCCAAGAACCtgcattaataatatatatttaataaaccatattatatacttattaatttattgtcagttatttcttataaaaataactattttctgtcaaaataaatatattttgattacaaataattaattttttatatataaataatacgtCATAAATGTTTTaactagaaacttgaaaacccTCAAGCTAGCCAGCATATgtacgtacgtgcatgcatgctagctgaAGTACGTACTTACCATCCGCACATAAAATCAAGGGCACGTAAAGCGGCATCTTGGTCTTCCGTTGAGTTAGAGTATGGCTCCATCCAGTAGCACACGTGGGTTATCCCGATAGAACCGTTTTGTTCCTGAAcatattattcattaatataatatatatatatatatacgtccgtacgtacgtagtactagTACCTGAAATGATTGGTTGGTCCTGTACAGGTTAACAGCAGCAGCATGAGCAAGAAGAAGGTGATGGGCAACCATATAAGGCTCGACGCCGGAATTCCCACCAGTGCAAGTCGGGTCAATAAAACTGGAACATCGGAAAGGTGCTAACATCCCGACTCCGTATCCACCATTGCTGTACGTCCATGGCTCATTTAGCGTGATCCAATGCTTTACCCTATCGCCAAACCTCTGGAAGCAAACCCCCGCGAAGTCCAGGAAGTCATCCctgaatataatatatcacgtattaatacactgcatgcatccctaaacattttttaaatcccaagaagcttttattttttaaaaaataaaacaaatatttcttttactcACTTGtctaagttttcaaattgaaattaagtaccgaataattaatataatagggTGCATATTCATTCTATTCATAAGTATTCAAGACGTGAGTacatgatcatttattacaaataattaatcaaattctgCAACATTAACagtactataaaatatattttatacatgaccgacttaatatataaaaaataaaaaatttagagcGAATAATGacaacttttccaaacaatttaacttttttaaattttaaaataaaaattatattctaataatattttattcaacttttaaacaaaacatctcatctcatttcttctgaattgcttaaccaaatgaggcctagTCACTTACACAACTGTTTCGTTTAGGAAACCACCATACTCATCTTCTAAGGCTTGGGGAATATCCCAGTGAAAGATTGTGGCAAAGGGTATAAGATCTgcattcattaattatatatagaaaactaTAGATCATTAGCatgactttaattattataattgattatatatgtttattaatatatattggatTAAATCATGATCATGACTTTGGTTTATGAGCTCATCAATGAGATCGTTGTAGTATGCGACTCCATCCTCGTCCACACCATCGCTAAGCTTTCCGGCTGAAACatgaattaataattgttacaattaattaattaatactaataattaattgattcAGATGATGAGATCAAGTCTTACTTGGTAAGATTCGGGTCCATGAGATTGAGAACCTGTATGCATCTGCACCCATATCCTTCAGAAGCTTTACGTCATCCTACaacacatataataataaaagaaagaaaaaattggtttCAACTGATTCAGCATTTCTGCACTCCCAAAACTCTAAAACATACACTCAAGATCTTTTCAGTAAACTCTAAAACATGTGAcgttgtatatattatttttttcagtttttcctACGTGAAATATATGACTAGCAGCTAGGACCatgtatatgtatacatatgATCCACTCTCCACTAGAAagtactataagaaaaacgagTATCTATAGACTTCTTTTAGTAAGAAATTGTTAGTCATTTtcgtaacatatatatatatatatatatatatatatataactgattATAAATAAACGTTTTTGAAGAGGAAAAGACATACCTTATAGCGATGATATTGATCGATGGCTACAGATCCATTACTTCCATCTGCTATCTTCTCTACAAGTTCAAACAAATCTTATATTCAGATATTGTAACTACTCTTCGGTTAAAcgtcttaattttataaaatatacgtTATGTTttatgatcttatatatatatatatatatatatatatatatatatattatcatcctTAATATATCGATCGTACCAATTGatgcaatattatttttcaaatgtatcacatcatcaaataaaaaacatgatgataaaattcaagataaaaaaaatattaatattagtaatatttttctttattttatattctccGTCAGATCTTAATTACACCGGCCATTTTCAAGGGTACACATTCTGATCAAGTTAAAGTGATCAGAGCCAGACCTGGATATGTTTGAGAGTAATAATCCCACATACTTTGTCGTGTAATGTTTGTTGTACCTTCAAACTGGAATTTAAACACGTGTTAGagcaatatatatatcctttaatattattctcaaaatttcgAAGAACTTTAGACAAAAAATCAATTCCGATGATACCTAATTAaacacgtgtatatatatatatatatattgtgtgtgtgtgtgtgtgtctgtgtatAGAAACCTAGGGCTTATACCTGGTAAGAAGCTGATGCAGCCCCGAAAATGAAATCTATGGGGAAATTGCTTCGGTTGAATGAAGAAATGCCGTAGGTAGGGGAATATGTGGCATCAGTAGCATTGTTGTAATGGAATGAGCCAAGAAGAACAATAAGGCCTAGGGGTATGTAGCCATTCAATGCCATGTTTAGGAGATTTGGCTAATGGTGATCTTTGGGTGCAACTCATGGGACTATATATAGAGGAGCACCCATGTCACAAGTTGCTtgctataagaaaaattaatatttgtgacAGATTATCTACGATAATAATGACTATTTACGACgaaaacatacatatatactattttggtaagaaaaagtcattttcatagaaaataactgaccacaaataaacagttttcttaattatttcttGATCTTTTGGTTATTTAGTGTATATTTAAGATTGCTGTGGGTAATATAACTTTTAGTTTTCGGGTTTGTAGTTGTAGAATTTAAGTAATAAGCTCTATTAACcaagatattataaaatattacaacaACTATTAATGTTGGATATATGAAGTTGATGTGCAAATTAGTAATGCACATAATAAGGTTGGTAGGGAAAGGGATGTTATCTTTTAACATAAGAGTATTAA
This genomic window contains:
- the LOC109020912 gene encoding beta-glucosidase 24-like → MALNGYIPLGLIVLLGSFHYNNATDATYSPTYGISSFNRSNFPIDFIFGAASASYQFEGTTNITRQSMWDYYSQTYPEKIADGSNGSVAIDQYHRYKDDVKLLKDMGADAYRFSISWTRILPTGKLSDGVDEDGVAYYNDLIDELINQNLIPFATIFHWDIPQALEDEYGGFLNETVVDDFLDFAGVCFQRFGDRVKHWITLNEPWTYSNGGYGVGMLAPFRCSSFIDPTCTGGNSGVEPYMVAHHLLLAHAAAVNLYRTNQSFQEQNGSIGITHVCYWMEPYSNSTEDQDAALRALDFMCGWFLDPMKTGDYPKSMRTLVGTRLPNFTQNQSDMLKGSYDFIGLNYYTSNYAANAPSYGSLVNKSYATDGLVNQTTSRNGIPIGPATGSPWLFIYPRGLRDLLNYTKYNYNDPVIYITENGVSEYNNASLTIGEALVDSQRIEYHYGHLSYLNLSIGDGVKVKGYFAWSFMDNYEWNSGYTVRFGLYYVDYKDGLKRYNKTSATWFQNFLHINHSYQAPPPQSISVKYSSVPSSSPPSSIWFPDTAATNYFTSDFANLNLDATSYHGSDQVSIGGGSTLPIQNIGFAHLESPSGFAHPGTSYSGPR